From one Sorangium aterium genomic stretch:
- a CDS encoding response regulator transcription factor, producing the protein MAEILVVDDSRVMREMVVACLRAEQHGFAHAASGLEAIETLSLRPFDLVVLDLNMPDIGGLEVIEFIRGQDRLRSLPILVVTTRGDEESRARTLAAGASEFMTKPFTPDAILASVRALLQDGVAGAG; encoded by the coding sequence GTGGCAGAGATCCTCGTCGTCGATGACAGCAGGGTGATGCGTGAGATGGTGGTGGCCTGCCTGCGGGCAGAGCAGCACGGGTTCGCGCACGCGGCGAGCGGGCTCGAGGCGATTGAGACGCTCTCGCTCAGGCCGTTCGATCTCGTGGTGCTCGACCTGAATATGCCCGATATCGGGGGACTCGAGGTGATCGAGTTCATCCGGGGTCAAGACAGGCTGCGGAGCCTGCCGATCCTGGTGGTGACGACCCGGGGTGATGAGGAGTCTCGTGCCCGCACGCTCGCCGCGGGGGCGTCCGAGTTCATGACGAAGCCCTTCACTCCTGACGCCATCCTGGCCAGCGTGCGCGCGCTCCTGCAGGACGGCGTCGCCGGCGCCGGATGA
- a CDS encoding chemotaxis protein CheA, whose protein sequence is MTGALDVNEFVAGYLVEVEEHLSASTANLLAVEAALRAGESSPRPIRELFRALHTIKGLSAMVGVEPIVDLAHGMETVLRAADRAAGSLSGSSIEVLLRGLRSIEERARALAEGKPVLPAAPELLAALTALDLAAAPSPPVPTIGADPEILAKLGPGERVQLAQGVAGGRRALRVDFTPSPARTAEGVNITTVRERVGKLAEIVKVVPLSVPASDGAPGGIVFALLVLTSAPDEEVARAAAADGVRALTVEPAVPPAVAALAEREPDEPVDREPQLRGVVRVEVARLDDALDKLSALVVTRFRLARAAAELRARGVDTRDLSEILREHDRTLRDLRGAIMRARMISVKELLERVPLVVRGLGRATGKQVRLEIDAGKAELDKAVAERVFPAIVHLLRNAVDHAIEPPAERRRLGKPEEGVVRVSCFERSSNQLELSVADDGRGIDRALVARRAGRPAPESDAALLDLITLPGLSTLDQATKTSGRGLGMDIVRRIAVEQLSGELAVSTSPGAGTTFTLRIPLTLTIVDAFSFLCGDQLFVTPVAGVEEVVEIDAARIIRGPAPGEARGGSMLPAAGEARGGSMLPAAGEARGGTMLPAAGEARGGTMLPAAGEARGGTMLIERRGEVVPLVDLGALFETGASPARRALVVRRHGAPFAFGVTRVIGQQEVVVRPLEDPLVRVPGVSGSTDLGDGRPTLVLDLVTLSGRLSAGRGGRGALVWVAS, encoded by the coding sequence ATGACCGGCGCGCTCGATGTGAACGAGTTCGTGGCCGGCTACCTCGTCGAGGTGGAAGAGCACCTCTCCGCGTCGACGGCCAACCTCCTCGCCGTCGAGGCGGCCCTCCGCGCCGGCGAGTCGAGCCCCAGGCCGATCCGGGAGCTCTTCCGCGCCCTCCACACCATCAAGGGCCTCTCCGCCATGGTCGGCGTGGAGCCGATCGTGGATCTCGCCCACGGGATGGAGACCGTGCTCCGGGCGGCGGACCGGGCGGCCGGGAGCCTCTCCGGCTCGTCGATCGAGGTGCTGCTCCGCGGGCTCCGGTCCATCGAGGAGCGGGCCCGGGCCCTCGCCGAGGGCAAGCCGGTGCTGCCGGCGGCGCCGGAGCTCCTCGCCGCGCTCACCGCGCTCGATCTCGCCGCCGCGCCGTCGCCGCCCGTGCCGACGATCGGCGCCGATCCCGAGATCCTCGCGAAGCTCGGGCCCGGCGAGCGGGTGCAGCTCGCGCAGGGCGTGGCCGGCGGGCGGCGCGCGCTGCGGGTCGACTTCACCCCCTCGCCGGCGCGCACCGCCGAGGGGGTGAACATCACGACCGTCCGCGAGCGCGTCGGCAAGCTCGCCGAGATCGTCAAGGTCGTCCCGCTCTCGGTGCCGGCCAGCGATGGGGCGCCGGGCGGCATCGTCTTCGCGCTCCTCGTCCTCACGAGCGCGCCCGACGAGGAGGTCGCGCGCGCGGCGGCGGCGGACGGCGTCCGCGCGCTCACGGTGGAGCCCGCCGTCCCGCCGGCCGTCGCGGCCCTGGCGGAGCGCGAGCCGGACGAGCCGGTGGACCGGGAGCCCCAGCTCCGAGGCGTCGTCCGCGTCGAGGTGGCGCGCCTCGACGACGCGCTCGACAAGCTGTCGGCGCTCGTCGTCACGCGGTTCCGGCTCGCGCGGGCGGCCGCCGAGCTGCGCGCCCGGGGGGTCGACACCCGCGATCTGTCGGAGATCCTGCGCGAGCACGACCGGACGCTGCGCGACCTCCGCGGCGCCATCATGCGCGCGCGCATGATCTCCGTGAAGGAGCTCCTCGAGCGCGTGCCGCTCGTCGTCCGCGGCCTCGGCCGCGCGACCGGCAAGCAGGTCCGGCTCGAGATCGACGCCGGCAAGGCCGAGCTCGACAAGGCGGTCGCGGAGCGCGTCTTCCCTGCGATCGTGCACCTGCTCCGGAACGCCGTAGATCACGCGATCGAGCCGCCCGCCGAGCGGCGGCGCCTCGGCAAGCCCGAGGAGGGCGTCGTCCGGGTCTCCTGCTTCGAGCGCTCCAGCAATCAGCTCGAGCTCAGCGTCGCCGACGACGGCCGCGGCATCGATCGCGCGCTGGTGGCGAGGCGGGCCGGCCGCCCCGCGCCCGAGAGCGACGCGGCGCTGCTCGACCTCATCACGCTCCCTGGGCTGTCGACGCTCGACCAGGCGACGAAGACCAGCGGCCGCGGGCTCGGGATGGACATCGTGCGCCGCATCGCGGTGGAGCAGCTCAGCGGCGAGCTCGCGGTGAGCACGTCGCCCGGCGCCGGCACCACCTTCACCCTCCGGATCCCGCTCACGTTGACCATCGTGGACGCCTTCTCCTTCCTGTGCGGTGACCAGCTGTTCGTGACGCCCGTCGCGGGCGTCGAGGAGGTCGTGGAGATCGATGCCGCCCGCATCATCCGCGGCCCGGCCCCTGGCGAAGCGCGGGGCGGGAGCATGTTGCCAGCCGCGGGCGAAGCGCGGGGCGGGAGCATGTTGCCAGCCGCGGGCGAAGCGCGCGGCGGGACGATGTTGCCAGCCGCAGGCGAAGCGCGCGGCGGGACGATGTTGCCAGCCGCGGGCGAAGCGCGCGGCGGGACGATGTTGATCGAGCGCCGTGGCGAGGTCGTGCCCCTCGTCGACCTCGGCGCCCTCTTCGAGACCGGGGCCTCGCCCGCGCGCAGGGCGCTCGTCGTCCGCCGCCACGGCGCGCCCTTCGCGTTCGGCGTGACCCGCGTGATCGGCCAGCAAGAGGTGGTCGTGCGGCCGCTCGAGGACCCGCTCGTCAGGGTGCCGGGCGTGTCTGGCTCGACGGATCTCGGCGATGGGCGCCCCACGCTCGTCCTCGACCTCGTGACCCTCAGCGGCAGGCTCTCCGCCGGCCGCGGCGGCCGCGGCGCGCTCGTCTGGGTGGCCTCGTGA
- a CDS encoding ATP-binding protein codes for MKQRSSEERAEGRDFIECLEDLAIVRPVDDSEEHLLWDTELLKQELARASPGRESGLMRLLAARVAMNSSFQFFGLLDAHGTSWESNHTSTRGAGVERREVHGVPFWECRWWQGSPEIQERLKDAVRRAARGEFVRYDVDVLGGNEGERRITIDFNLNPVKDRQGKVVFMIAEGRDVTEQRRLEREVAQHRDELATLDRLKTEFVANVSHEFRTPLTLILGRVEDALSSQARSLSGDGLSAAHRSTLRLLRLVNTLLDFSRIEAGRLQTSFAPTDLARLTAELASSFRSLIEGAGLSLVVDCPPLPEPVYVDAAQWEKVVMNLLSNAFKFTFEGEIAVSLRAHPDHVELTVRDTGTGIPSEELPRIFERFHRVQGARSRSIEGTGIGLALVQELVKAHGGSLRASSAVGQGSAFTVAIPRGRAHLAPERVVAAGEPAPSAASANLHVLEASQWSSRGCEGAAPTGPEPRADAAPVQVTPGGGEGRILVADDNADMREYLIHLLTPRWSVEAASDGRAALEAALARPPDLVVSDVMMPELDGVALLRELRADPRTSSVPVVLVSARAGEDAVVEGLDTGADDYLVKPFSPRELLARVRTQIEMARMRRRAVEAAERERAQELPRFLDAASVVLAESLDYSTTLARVAQLAVPVLADFCLVDALDEEDGTFRRVGVAHSDPSLAAVAEEAKRFAPKLDGNPEHPPTKVLLEQRSVLVEHFTDEQMCAIAQNDDHLRVIRAIGGHSFMCVPLARRGRLFGTLTFIVVRSERRYSPADLAAAEELGRRCALAVDNARLYRDAQSAIALRDEFLSIASHELKTPLTPLALQIQTLMRRAPELCHDSERLPWLMDRLGLVRRQSERLRRLVDNLLDISRISAGRLALELEQVRLSDIVRQVVSRFQEGGEIAEAGSRVTVSAADDVAGSWDRVRLEQVVENLVSNALKYGQGNPIEITVAPMGPMATLTIADHGIGIAQEHIGRIFGRFERAVSARHYGGLGMGLYITMQVVEALDGSIEVSSALGEGSTFKVTLPLAGPRGSGRRGLPGFEGA; via the coding sequence ATGAAACAGCGGTCGAGCGAGGAACGCGCAGAAGGGCGCGACTTCATCGAATGCCTGGAAGACCTCGCGATCGTGCGACCCGTGGATGACTCCGAAGAACATCTCCTCTGGGACACCGAGCTTCTGAAGCAGGAGCTCGCCCGCGCGAGCCCTGGTCGCGAGTCGGGGCTGATGCGGCTCCTCGCGGCGCGGGTCGCGATGAACAGCTCTTTCCAGTTCTTCGGCCTGCTCGACGCCCACGGTACGAGCTGGGAGTCGAACCATACCTCGACCCGCGGCGCCGGCGTGGAGCGGAGGGAGGTGCACGGCGTGCCCTTCTGGGAGTGCCGCTGGTGGCAGGGCTCGCCGGAGATCCAGGAGCGCCTGAAGGACGCGGTGCGGCGCGCGGCGCGCGGCGAGTTCGTCAGGTACGACGTGGATGTCCTCGGGGGCAACGAAGGTGAGCGGCGCATCACCATCGATTTCAACCTGAACCCCGTCAAGGATCGGCAGGGCAAGGTGGTCTTCATGATCGCCGAGGGGCGGGACGTCACCGAGCAGCGGCGGCTCGAGCGCGAGGTCGCGCAGCACCGGGACGAGCTCGCGACGCTCGACCGCCTCAAGACGGAGTTCGTGGCCAACGTGAGCCACGAGTTCCGCACCCCGCTCACCCTCATCCTCGGGCGCGTCGAGGACGCGCTGTCGAGCCAGGCGAGGTCGCTCTCGGGCGACGGCCTCTCCGCGGCCCACAGGAGCACCCTCCGGCTCCTCCGGCTCGTGAACACGCTGCTCGATTTCTCCCGCATCGAGGCGGGGCGCCTCCAGACGTCGTTCGCGCCCACCGATCTCGCGCGGCTCACCGCGGAGCTCGCGAGCTCCTTCCGCTCGCTGATCGAGGGCGCGGGCCTGTCGCTCGTCGTGGACTGCCCGCCGCTGCCCGAGCCCGTCTACGTCGACGCGGCGCAATGGGAGAAGGTCGTCATGAACCTCCTCTCGAACGCCTTCAAGTTCACGTTCGAGGGGGAGATCGCGGTCTCGCTGCGCGCTCACCCGGACCACGTCGAGCTGACCGTGCGCGACACCGGCACCGGGATCCCCTCGGAGGAGCTCCCGCGCATCTTCGAGCGGTTCCACCGCGTGCAGGGCGCGCGCAGCCGGAGCATCGAGGGCACCGGGATCGGGCTCGCCCTCGTCCAGGAGCTCGTCAAGGCGCACGGCGGCTCGCTGCGCGCCTCGAGCGCGGTGGGGCAGGGGAGCGCGTTCACCGTGGCGATCCCGAGGGGCCGCGCGCACCTGGCGCCGGAGCGCGTGGTCGCCGCCGGGGAGCCGGCGCCCTCGGCGGCGAGCGCGAACCTCCACGTGCTCGAGGCGTCCCAGTGGTCCTCGCGTGGGTGCGAAGGCGCGGCGCCGACGGGCCCGGAGCCGCGCGCCGACGCCGCGCCCGTGCAGGTCACCCCGGGGGGCGGAGAGGGGCGGATCCTCGTCGCCGACGACAACGCGGACATGCGCGAGTACCTCATCCACCTGCTCACGCCGAGGTGGAGCGTGGAGGCGGCCTCGGACGGGCGGGCGGCCCTCGAGGCCGCGCTCGCGCGCCCGCCCGACCTCGTGGTGAGCGACGTGATGATGCCCGAGCTCGACGGCGTGGCGCTCCTCCGGGAGCTCCGGGCGGACCCGAGGACGAGCAGCGTCCCTGTGGTGCTCGTGTCCGCTCGGGCGGGGGAGGACGCCGTCGTCGAGGGCCTCGACACGGGGGCGGACGATTACCTGGTGAAGCCGTTCTCGCCGCGCGAGCTCCTCGCCCGCGTCCGGACGCAGATCGAGATGGCGCGGATGCGGCGGCGCGCCGTCGAGGCCGCGGAGCGCGAGCGCGCGCAGGAGCTGCCTCGCTTCCTGGACGCGGCGAGCGTGGTGCTGGCCGAGTCGCTCGACTATTCCACGACGCTCGCGCGGGTGGCGCAGCTCGCGGTGCCTGTGCTCGCCGACTTCTGCCTCGTCGACGCGCTCGACGAGGAGGACGGCACCTTCCGGCGGGTGGGCGTGGCGCACTCGGACCCCTCGCTCGCCGCCGTGGCCGAGGAGGCGAAGCGCTTCGCGCCCAAGCTCGACGGCAACCCGGAGCACCCGCCGACCAAGGTGCTCCTCGAGCAGAGGTCGGTGCTCGTCGAGCACTTCACCGACGAGCAGATGTGCGCCATCGCGCAGAACGACGATCACCTCCGGGTGATCCGGGCCATCGGGGGGCACTCGTTCATGTGCGTCCCGCTGGCGCGGCGGGGGCGGCTCTTCGGGACGCTGACCTTCATCGTCGTGCGATCCGAGCGCCGGTACAGCCCGGCGGACCTCGCGGCGGCGGAGGAGCTCGGGCGCCGCTGCGCGCTCGCGGTGGACAACGCGCGCCTGTACAGGGACGCGCAGAGCGCGATCGCGCTGCGGGACGAGTTCCTCTCGATCGCCTCCCACGAGCTGAAGACGCCGCTCACCCCGCTCGCGCTGCAGATCCAGACCCTGATGCGCCGCGCGCCCGAGCTGTGCCATGACAGCGAGCGCCTCCCGTGGCTCATGGACCGGCTCGGGCTCGTTCGCCGGCAGAGCGAGCGGCTGAGACGGCTCGTCGATAACCTCCTCGACATCTCCCGCATTTCCGCGGGGCGCCTCGCCCTGGAGCTGGAGCAGGTCCGGCTGTCGGACATCGTCCGGCAGGTGGTGTCTCGCTTCCAGGAGGGCGGCGAGATCGCGGAGGCGGGCTCGCGGGTCACCGTGAGCGCGGCGGACGACGTCGCAGGGAGCTGGGATCGGGTGCGGCTCGAGCAGGTCGTCGAAAACCTCGTCTCGAACGCGCTCAAATATGGTCAGGGAAACCCGATCGAGATCACCGTCGCCCCGATGGGCCCGATGGCCACGTTGACGATCGCGGACCACGGCATCGGGATCGCGCAGGAGCACATCGGGCGGATCTTCGGGCGGTTCGAGCGCGCCGTGTCGGCGCGGCACTATGGCGGCCTGGGCATGGGGCTCTACATCACGATGCAGGTGGTCGAAGCGCTGGATGGTTCGATCGAGGTGAGCTCTGCCCTGGGAGAGGGCTCGACCTTCAAGGTGACCCTGCCGCTCGCCGGCCCTCGGGGCTCGGGCCGGCGGGGTCTGCCGGGATTCGAGGGCGCCTGA
- a CDS encoding chemotaxis protein CheW, which translates to MSELHVVLKVADTEYVISAVDVLHMESFAGATRVPGTRSYVGGLVQIRGRVVPVVDLRVRFGLPSAEPTLDSRVIVVQHGGRTVGLLVDSAREVVNIAEGELRPPPEVMAEESAGFVRAVAKIGGRLVMLVDVGRIIGEEQDHGS; encoded by the coding sequence GTGAGCGAGCTGCACGTGGTCCTGAAGGTGGCGGACACCGAGTACGTCATCTCGGCGGTGGACGTGCTCCACATGGAGTCGTTCGCCGGGGCGACCCGGGTGCCGGGGACGCGATCGTACGTCGGCGGCCTGGTGCAGATCCGGGGCCGCGTGGTCCCGGTCGTGGATCTGCGCGTCCGCTTCGGGCTCCCGAGCGCGGAGCCGACGCTCGACTCGCGTGTCATCGTCGTCCAGCACGGCGGCCGCACCGTGGGCCTCCTGGTGGACAGCGCGCGCGAGGTCGTCAACATCGCCGAGGGCGAGCTGCGGCCGCCCCCCGAGGTCATGGCGGAGGAGAGCGCCGGGTTCGTCAGGGCCGTCGCGAAGATCGGGGGGCGCCTCGTCATGCTCGTCGACGTCGGCAGGATCATCGGTGAGGAGCAGGATCATGGCAGCTGA
- a CDS encoding DUF1259 domain-containing protein: MRNIVDWLGLAALMALGCSNASPAPSAEPPAVARPAAPPAADSAAQAPVAAPATVDPAVVEASTGGKAEVTEGVVKVSFPRNDVKVEVDGWAMPPFMGLTSWAGFTPGHKPGVEAMVMGDLVMFEDEVNDAMSAAFDAGLEVTALHNHFFFDRPKVYFMHIGGEGKLDALGKGVRAALDAARAIRQKAPKPRERFEGPAIPAKSTIDPAKVEAALGVKVTAKDGMAKAVIGRPAAVADCGCKIGKAMGVNTWAAFAGTDDNAVVDGDFAVTEDELQPVLKALRAGKINIVAIHHHMIGEEPRILFFHYWGRGPVAELGKVVKGAIGLTKSQP, from the coding sequence ATGAGGAACATCGTTGATTGGCTCGGTCTCGCCGCGCTGATGGCGCTCGGCTGTAGCAACGCATCCCCGGCGCCCTCGGCCGAGCCGCCGGCGGTCGCGCGCCCCGCCGCTCCGCCTGCAGCCGATTCCGCCGCTCAGGCACCGGTGGCCGCCCCGGCCACCGTGGATCCCGCGGTCGTCGAGGCGTCCACGGGGGGCAAGGCGGAGGTCACCGAAGGCGTCGTGAAGGTCTCGTTCCCCCGGAACGACGTCAAGGTCGAGGTGGATGGCTGGGCCATGCCGCCGTTCATGGGCCTCACCTCGTGGGCCGGGTTCACCCCCGGCCACAAGCCGGGCGTCGAGGCCATGGTGATGGGCGATCTCGTCATGTTCGAGGACGAGGTGAACGACGCCATGAGCGCCGCCTTCGATGCCGGGCTCGAGGTCACCGCGCTCCACAACCACTTCTTCTTTGACCGGCCCAAGGTCTACTTCATGCACATCGGCGGCGAGGGCAAGCTGGACGCTCTCGGCAAGGGCGTACGCGCTGCCTTGGACGCGGCGCGGGCCATCCGGCAGAAGGCGCCGAAGCCGCGCGAGCGCTTCGAGGGGCCGGCCATTCCGGCCAAGAGCACCATCGACCCGGCCAAGGTGGAGGCGGCGCTCGGGGTCAAGGTCACCGCCAAGGACGGCATGGCCAAGGCGGTGATCGGCCGACCGGCCGCCGTCGCCGACTGCGGCTGTAAGATCGGCAAGGCGATGGGCGTGAACACGTGGGCCGCATTCGCAGGCACGGATGACAATGCCGTCGTCGACGGCGACTTCGCGGTCACCGAGGACGAGCTCCAGCCCGTCCTGAAGGCGCTCCGCGCGGGCAAGATCAATATCGTGGCGATCCACCATCATATGATCGGCGAAGAGCCGCGCATCCTCTTCTTTCACTACTGGGGGCGCGGCCCCGTCGCCGAGCTCGGCAAGGTGGTGAAGGGCGCCATCGGCCTGACCAAGAGCCAGCCATGA
- a CDS encoding response regulator: MTMSRPSKRILIVDDDAAIRRTLSELLEEEGYAVACAANGREALATLRDDPSSIALVLLDLMMPVMDGFQFRAEQKRDPTLAATPTVVMTARGATERAGIDADAILSKPFDVLKLMDTIERSFRRE, from the coding sequence ATGACGATGAGCCGTCCCAGCAAGCGCATCCTGATCGTCGATGACGACGCCGCGATTCGCCGTACCTTGAGCGAGCTCCTGGAAGAGGAGGGATATGCCGTCGCCTGCGCCGCGAACGGGCGCGAGGCCCTGGCAACCCTGCGGGACGATCCCTCGTCCATCGCGCTCGTCCTGCTCGACCTGATGATGCCGGTCATGGATGGGTTCCAGTTTCGCGCCGAGCAGAAGCGCGACCCGACGCTCGCCGCCACGCCCACCGTGGTGATGACCGCGCGCGGCGCGACGGAGCGCGCCGGCATCGACGCGGACGCGATCCTCAGCAAGCCGTTCGATGTGCTGAAGCTGATGGACACCATCGAGCGGAGCTTCCGGAGGGAGTGA
- a CDS encoding hybrid sensor histidine kinase/response regulator: MTMDFVLADAARDANGPPRRPAPAAGRGVREVGMEPPPSEHAQRGVVWILDDSLLEAEMAARALAPGYEVQLFTDAAAMLERVAGGDLPDVLVLDQVMPAMSGTEICGLLRSRPATVGLPILILTVAGQEEDLVEGLTAGADDYVVKPCPAAALSARVGALLRSKRLRERAERAERVAAVERDLLRALIEQSGDGIMAADARGALRICNGEAQRQHGVYERDASDAIESLRPRGLLALDGRPLRPDEDPLHRALLGEKVENARWLVTRPDGSIRALAGTASPLRHADGSPAGAVLITRDETDAIEAERALRDSEERYRVIISALEEGITLEDERGVIRTANASAERILGLPMAQLVGSTMPGPSCRLVREDGSPFPFEMVPSQIALRTGAPQSGVLLGLERPGGSIVWLSVNAQPLRGANGSVAGVVSSFFDITARKRAEEERQDLLAAAQSARREAEAASHLKDEFLATMSHELRTPLTAVLGWIRMLRTGKLAEERRDKALETVERNAQAQAQLIDDLLDISRIMAGKLRLDVHPIELVPVIDAALEVVRPAADAKGVRLLPLIEPGVGAVAGDAGRLQQVVWNLLNNAVKFTPRGGVVRIRLDRADGSAEITVSDTGQGIEPAFLPYVFEQFRQAESGTTRRHGGLGLGLTIVKSLVEMHGGTAHALSDGEGQGATFVVQLPLAAPPSQGRGRRLALLPSVSAGSDRPPELAALNVLVVEDEDDTRELLVTMLEQCGARVTAVSSAAEALLAVKALQPDVLVSDVAMPGEDGYALIRKIRALPAASGGRTPAIALTAYARTEDRMRALRAGFTTHVPKPIEPAELLAVLTTMCGSRAGA, from the coding sequence ATGACGATGGACTTCGTGCTCGCCGACGCCGCGCGCGATGCGAACGGCCCGCCCCGGCGCCCGGCGCCGGCCGCGGGGCGAGGCGTCCGGGAGGTGGGCATGGAGCCTCCGCCGAGCGAGCACGCGCAGCGCGGGGTGGTGTGGATCCTCGACGATTCGTTGCTGGAGGCCGAGATGGCCGCGCGCGCCCTCGCGCCGGGGTACGAGGTCCAACTCTTCACGGACGCCGCCGCGATGCTCGAGCGCGTGGCGGGCGGCGATCTGCCGGACGTCCTCGTGCTCGACCAGGTGATGCCGGCCATGTCCGGCACCGAGATCTGCGGCCTCTTGCGGTCGCGCCCCGCCACGGTCGGGCTCCCGATCCTCATCCTGACCGTGGCCGGGCAGGAGGAGGACCTCGTCGAGGGGCTCACCGCGGGCGCCGACGACTACGTGGTCAAGCCCTGCCCGGCGGCCGCGCTGTCGGCGCGCGTCGGCGCGCTCCTCCGCTCGAAGCGGCTCCGCGAGCGGGCCGAGCGGGCCGAGCGGGTCGCGGCGGTGGAGCGCGATCTGCTGCGCGCGCTCATCGAGCAGAGCGGCGACGGCATCATGGCCGCGGACGCGCGCGGGGCGCTCCGGATCTGCAACGGCGAGGCCCAGCGGCAGCACGGGGTGTACGAGCGCGACGCGAGCGACGCGATCGAGTCGCTCCGGCCCCGCGGGCTGCTCGCGCTGGACGGCCGGCCGCTGCGCCCCGACGAGGACCCGCTCCACCGCGCGCTCCTGGGCGAAAAGGTCGAGAACGCGCGCTGGCTCGTGACGCGCCCGGACGGCTCGATCCGCGCCCTCGCCGGGACGGCGTCGCCGCTCCGGCACGCCGACGGCTCGCCCGCGGGCGCCGTGCTGATCACGCGCGACGAGACCGACGCGATCGAGGCGGAGCGGGCGCTCCGGGACAGCGAGGAGCGCTATCGCGTGATCATCAGCGCGCTCGAGGAGGGCATCACGCTCGAGGACGAGCGCGGCGTCATCCGCACCGCGAACGCGAGCGCCGAGCGGATCCTCGGCCTGCCCATGGCCCAGCTCGTCGGGTCCACGATGCCGGGCCCGTCGTGCAGGCTCGTCCGCGAGGACGGCTCGCCCTTCCCTTTCGAGATGGTCCCCTCGCAGATCGCGCTCCGGACGGGCGCGCCTCAGTCGGGCGTCCTGCTCGGGCTGGAGCGGCCGGGCGGCTCGATCGTGTGGCTCTCGGTGAACGCGCAGCCGCTCCGCGGCGCGAACGGCTCCGTGGCCGGCGTCGTCTCCTCGTTCTTCGACATCACGGCGCGGAAGCGCGCGGAGGAGGAGCGGCAAGACCTGCTCGCCGCGGCGCAGTCCGCCCGTCGGGAGGCCGAGGCCGCCAGCCACCTGAAGGACGAGTTCCTGGCGACGATGAGCCACGAGCTCCGCACGCCGCTCACGGCGGTCCTCGGCTGGATCCGGATGCTGCGCACCGGCAAGCTCGCCGAGGAGCGCCGCGACAAGGCGCTGGAGACGGTGGAGCGCAACGCCCAGGCGCAGGCGCAGCTCATCGACGATCTGCTCGACATCTCGCGCATCATGGCCGGCAAGCTCCGGCTGGACGTCCATCCGATCGAGCTCGTGCCCGTGATCGACGCCGCCCTCGAGGTCGTGCGGCCGGCGGCCGACGCCAAGGGGGTGCGGCTCCTGCCGCTGATCGAGCCCGGCGTGGGCGCCGTCGCGGGCGACGCGGGCCGGCTGCAGCAGGTCGTCTGGAACCTGCTCAACAACGCGGTGAAGTTCACGCCGCGCGGCGGGGTGGTGCGCATCCGGCTCGATCGCGCCGACGGGTCCGCCGAGATCACCGTGTCCGACACCGGCCAGGGCATCGAGCCCGCGTTCTTGCCGTACGTGTTCGAGCAGTTCCGGCAGGCCGAGAGCGGCACGACCCGCAGGCACGGCGGCCTGGGCCTCGGGCTCACGATCGTGAAGAGCCTCGTGGAGATGCACGGCGGCACGGCTCACGCGCTGAGCGACGGGGAGGGTCAGGGCGCCACGTTCGTCGTCCAGCTGCCGCTCGCGGCGCCGCCGAGCCAGGGCCGAGGGCGCCGGCTGGCGCTGCTGCCGAGCGTCTCTGCCGGGAGCGACCGCCCGCCGGAGCTCGCGGCGCTGAACGTGCTCGTGGTCGAGGACGAGGACGACACGCGCGAGCTCCTCGTCACGATGCTCGAGCAGTGCGGCGCGCGCGTGACGGCCGTCTCGTCCGCGGCCGAGGCGCTGCTCGCTGTGAAGGCGCTGCAGCCCGACGTGCTCGTGTCCGACGTCGCGATGCCCGGCGAGGACGGCTACGCGCTGATCCGCAAGATCCGCGCGCTCCCGGCGGCGAGCGGGGGGCGGACCCCGGCGATCGCGCTCACCGCCTATGCGCGCACGGAGGATCGCATGCGCGCATTGCGGGCAGGGTTCACCACCCATGTCCCGAAGCCCATCGAACCGGCGGAGCTGCTCGCGGTGCTCACGACCATGTGCGGCTCGAGGGCGGGCGCCTAG